The following nucleotide sequence is from Dehalogenimonas formicexedens.
AGCCAAGATCTCGGCGGCGCTGGGTTTCATGGACCCTGTCCTCGCCCAACGCATAGAGAACATCTTCCGGAAGATCGGGCTGCCGACGCGCATTCCCCCGGAGATTTCCATCGAAGAAATCCTGGAAACACTAACCTTCGATAACAAGCGGCGCACCGCCATCAACGACTTCTTCCTGCTGGCGCAGTTCTGCGATTTCCACAAAGAGAACGGCAAGATTGCCTGCAAGGTGCCGGAGCTGGTGTTGAGGCAAGTCCTTGAGAGCGCTTACTAGCCCTTCGAGCGTACCTTTCGGCGTGTGGGTTCAGGCCGCTCGCCTGAAATTCCTGCCGCAAGGAGTGTTCCCGGTGATCATCGCCGGGGCTGCCGCTTTCGCCGCAGGTGTCTTCAATCCGCTCTACTTCATCATCGCTTTTTTGGCGGCTTCAGCGGTGCAAATCGGCCTCACCATGTTCAACGACACCCTGGACTTCCAGTACGGCACCGACAAATCTACCGCCGAGACGAAAAATCCTTTCTCAGGCGGTTCCGGCGTACTGGCTTCGGGCCGCGTCAAACCCAGGCAAGCGATGACGGTCATCATCGGTCTGTACGTCTTCGCTCTCATCTGCGGTATATTTTTCGCCTTCGCCGCCGGAATCGGGAGCCTGTATATCGCCGGCATCGGCGCGTTCATCTCTATTGCCTACTCCGCCAGGCCGTTCCGCCTGGCTTACCGGGGGCTCGGCGAACTGGCGATGCTCGTCGGTTACGGACCGGTACTGACGGCCTGGGCTTACTTCATCCACACCTCTTCACTCTCTCTCGATATTGTCCTCGTGGGCATTATCCCCGGCCTGTGCATGTGGACGATGATCCTCATCAATGAGATCCCCGACTACGCCGAAGATAAGGCGGCGGGCAAGAAAAACCTGACTTACCGTCTGACGCCCCGGGGTTCGAAAAACCTGTTCATCGCCTCGCTGGCCTCCATTTATGTTTACATCGCTGTGCTAATCGGCACCGGGGTTTTACCGCCGGTGGCGTCTCTGACGTTCCTGGGCGTACCCCTTGCCGTCTCAGCCGCCAGGACAGCGCATCGGGAGTTCAAAGACCCCCTTAAAATTGCCAAGGCAAACAAGTACATGGTATTAATATATTCTCTCACTAACGCCGCCGTGGCTATCGGTTTTATGACGGCGTGAAGCCAGGTTTAACAAATTGTGTAGTTGATCAGGTCACGTGCGATCGGAGACCAGCATGAAAAATGGACAGGAACTCCAGTGTTACCGCGAAGCCCTGGACGATTATCAAGAAGCCAAAAAGATCGTGAGTGAAATCTCAAAACTCACCGCTGATGTGTCCAATTGCCTGAGCACCGAACCGTACCGGCTGACGATTTCCGGGTTCGGGATGGACATGCCATTGAAACCTGAGTTTGCCGGAAAGCAGCTGGTTTGCTCGCCGGGGCAATGGCCGAACGAGCAGAACCTGGCTGAAGCGGTGACCCGTTTGTACAAGACCGAGAAAGCGCTGCACAAAGCCTGGTCGAGTTTATCGCCGGAAGGGAAGAAACAGGTCGAGGCGCCTCCGGGAAGCCTGAAATAGTTTTGTTGGAA
It contains:
- a CDS encoding prenyltransferase encodes the protein MRALTSPSSVPFGVWVQAARLKFLPQGVFPVIIAGAAAFAAGVFNPLYFIIAFLAASAVQIGLTMFNDTLDFQYGTDKSTAETKNPFSGGSGVLASGRVKPRQAMTVIIGLYVFALICGIFFAFAAGIGSLYIAGIGAFISIAYSARPFRLAYRGLGELAMLVGYGPVLTAWAYFIHTSSLSLDIVLVGIIPGLCMWTMILINEIPDYAEDKAAGKKNLTYRLTPRGSKNLFIASLASIYVYIAVLIGTGVLPPVASLTFLGVPLAVSAARTAHREFKDPLKIAKANKYMVLIYSLTNAAVAIGFMTA